cctgctgctcctctaCTACGCCGGCGGGAAGGACTGGCGCTTCGGCCCGTCCGCCTGCAAGCTGGAGCGCTTCCTCTTCACCTGCAACCTGTACGTCAGCATCTTCTTCATCATGTGCATCAGCGTCAACCGCTACGTGGCCATCGTGCACCCCTTCTTCACCCGCAGCCACGTGCGGCCCCGCcacgccgccgccgccgccgtgCTGGTGTGGGCGCTGGTGGCCGCCATTTCATCCCCTGTGCTGGGCTTCGCCGGCACCTGCCTGCGGAACGGCACCAACGCCACCGAGTGCGTGTCGTGCTGCGGCGTCGGCCAGGAGGAGCAGCGCAGGCACCTGGCCTACAGCCTCTCCCTGGCCGCCTTTGGCTGCCTGCTGCCCTTCCTGGCCACCTTCGCCTCGTACGCCGCCATTTTCCGCGTGGTCCTGAGGAACCGGAGCATCACGCCGCTGGAGAAGCGGAAGGTGCTGCTGATGGTGAGCTCCGTCCTGGTGCTGTACACCGTCTCCTTCATGCCCTACCACGTGCTAAGGAACCTGCACTTCTACCTGAAGATGCACAACCTGGGCTGGTCCAGGCCTGGCGTGCACAGGGCGTACCAGGTGAGCAAGGGCCTGGTGACCCTCAACATGTGCATCCACCCTTTGCTGTACATGGCCCTGTTCGACAGCATCAGGACCGTGTGctgcaggggaggaggagaggaccGCGATGCTGACAGAGCTGGGGAACGGAGCTAGCAGCACAAACCCCGCCACCACCCCAAAATTCCCCAGTCGGCTGCATTCTCACCTCGGGGGGTGCCTTCTTCTCAACGCAAGGCCGTGTGGGCCCCAGACAACTGATCCAGAGTAAGCCTGGCCAACCCGTTTCCCAACCCCCACCTTTTTGTGGGGAAGGAAGCTGAAACTGATCCTGGTACAGTATTCCATGCCATAATCTGTCTACACCTcagtaacagtaataatataGTGTTATGCAcatgctcactggtctgggagtgttcttagcctggtctgacactgttgctcatttaactggatacacctctgttctattgtgctggaagttggtctggataaaagcgtctgctaaatgaatgtaatgtaatgtaataaagggAGACCAAGGCATCCTGTACTCCTCAACAGGTGGAGCTACCGTATGCTGATAATCACAGAATTGCACAAACTAGCCATAAAGATTTTACTCTCCGCAGGAAAACGCCATGTTTGGTTCATATATACGTCATTTATGGCACGTGAGAACTCAGCTCAAATTTTGAACCTCACTCTCCTTCCCCTTAGTCAGTGCTTGTGATCTGTGATTGCATAATAATGTCTGCAACTTCTCCACGCACGGACCCTTGAGTTATATGAAGGGCGCTTTCTTTTTCCATGAAGAATGCATGCTGTGATTACAATTTTACAAGTTGTCCAAAttgtttgttgggtttttttcatgcaaaaacGGCTTGCTTCTGTCCGAAATCTACTCAAGTTGTTGcctgaatgctttttttttttttgagtttttgggAAGACGTCTGGAGGACCTTGAGCCAAACCAACGCCCTGCATCCACAGACTTCCCTATTACCCTGAAAGGGGAAGCAGGGAGGATGTCTAACTTTTACTTAAGCTATCTGGGTTTCCTGATACATTAGCCTGTATAGTACAGTATACCTATTTGTATAATCAATATTTTATCAGTGGTTTTGCATGCACAGCAGGTATTAATGCTTTTATAacacagcggtaaggagcaggacatgtaaccgaaaggttgccggttcaattccccgtttgggcactgccgctgtacccttgggcaaagtacttgacccacaattgcctcagtcaatacccagctgtataaacggatgaCATCGTAAAAAaagctgtaattgatgtaagttgttgaggatgagagcatctgctaaatgccaatgttAATTAATTACCACCTCTCACCAACCTCACAGCACACGTGCACGTTCAACCAGAACATCTGCCAACCACACATCCATCGAAACATCTTAACTAAGCTTAAAGGTTATATGTTTTTAAGTATTATAGGTTATTGTGAAAGGGGTGCTGTGACGTTTTATCAGGACAGAAGTGTGTGTCCCTCCCTGTGCCTGTGGTAGGTAAGGCTGTGTTAACTAGCTGAGATCTGGGGTTTGGCCTTCCTCTGTGGTTAGATGTAGGCTATATCGCAAGGCCAGAATAGAAACTTCTAGGacagaatttgtttttacatCACCTACGCAATGAAAGGTGTCAAAGCAGCAGTGCTTTACATCCAGGGCGTAAAAGTGGAAAGTCATGTAAAtgagttgttgttgttgttgataagGATccttattttctgtttacaacgttttcatgttatcattttcttttcaatcaGGTTAGTTAACATTGGTTGCGATTGTAACAGTCATTTTCTGCTGAGCCAGCTATTTTTTAGCGAGTCCCACCTTACCAATCAAGGGGTaattaaatacagatgtgtGGATATTTTTGTAAGTAGTTTGCGGTGGCGTGGTTGAAcctggttctgtttttttataataaagtatttgtattttgtaattttgctCCGTCTGGCTCTTTTACGTGCGGTATACGTACATCGAAACTGAAGTACTTCCTCATGTTAGCTCAGCTAAAATAAGTTTTTGCTCTTATCTGTTCGTACGGGAGATATCAAATCTGTACTGATCAAAATTCGTCGTAATTCTCATG
This genomic stretch from Megalops cyprinoides isolate fMegCyp1 chromosome 1, fMegCyp1.pri, whole genome shotgun sequence harbors:
- the p2ry11 gene encoding P2Y purinoceptor 11: MDHYNSFSEFQIRFLPPVYGLEFCVALLGNALALWLLVTRERRDWHTGVVFSCNLAISDLLYVLTLPLLLLYYAGGKDWRFGPSACKLERFLFTCNLYVSIFFIMCISVNRYVAIVHPFFTRSHVRPRHAAAAAVLVWALVAAISSPVLGFAGTCLRNGTNATECVSCCGVGQEEQRRHLAYSLSLAAFGCLLPFLATFASYAAIFRVVLRNRSITPLEKRKVLLMVSSVLVLYTVSFMPYHVLRNLHFYLKMHNLGWSRPGVHRAYQVSKGLVTLNMCIHPLLYMALFDSIRTVCCRGGGEDRDADRAGERS